In Candidatus Cloacimonadota bacterium, a genomic segment contains:
- a CDS encoding cobalamin B12-binding domain-containing protein, whose translation MSNKVRILIAKPGLDGHDRGAKFISRALRDAGYEVIYTGIRQTPEQIVAAAIQEDVDFLGLSILSGAHNVLFKKITDILNQKKIDDIILFAGGVIPEGDIPGLKSLGFKAIFTPGANSKEIVDFIENEYKNK comes from the coding sequence ATGAGTAATAAAGTTAGAATATTAATCGCAAAACCCGGTCTCGATGGGCATGACAGAGGGGCAAAGTTTATCTCACGTGCTTTGCGAGATGCCGGTTATGAAGTTATCTACACAGGTATCCGTCAAACTCCGGAACAAATCGTAGCTGCTGCTATTCAGGAAGATGTAGATTTTCTCGGTTTGAGTATCCTGTCCGGTGCTCATAATGTGCTTTTCAAAAAAATCACCGATATTCTCAATCAGAAAAAAATTGATGACATTATCCTATTTGCCGGTGGTGTAATTCCCGAAGGTGATATCCCCGGCTTAAAATCACTCGGATTCAAAGCGATATTCACTCCAGGAGCAAACTCAAAAGAAATCGTTGATTTTATCGAAAATGAATATAAAAACAAATAA